A single window of Mycosarcoma maydis chromosome 1, whole genome shotgun sequence DNA harbors:
- a CDS encoding putative intra-mitochondrial sorting protein produces MKEVTRKMMTDVAVFAISQVAFYYAFKYVMSSLDPNRQKRQNSKKVADAKLGKLGLRGKELQLNEYEEQISAELILPEDIPVDFASIGGLDGIISSLQESVIAPLCYPELFANASGLLGAPKGVLLYGPPGTGKTMLAKALAKESGATFINMHVSTLTNKWFGESNKLVAALFSLARKLQPSIIFIDEIDSFLRERATGDHEVTGMMKAEFMTLWDGLTSSTDRIMVLGATNRPNDIDSAILRRLPKRYAVSLPSAAQREKILSLMLSATTLDPSFKMAELVKRTEGYSGSDLKELCRNAAMRPVREFLRSKQGRESVAERRRLATAGAALNGKANIDGTPNGTLTPSEGDLVAAASPAAKIESRPLRNSDFFVVDSAATPVNGSRGAPMAVDEEPLD; encoded by the coding sequence ATGAAGGAGGTCACTCGCAAGATGATGACCGACGTGGCAGTCTTTGCCATAAGTCAGGTCGCGTTCTACTATGCGTTCAAATATGTCATGTCGTCTCTTGATCCAAATCGACAAAAGCGACAGAACTCGAAAAAGGTTGCCGACGCTAAGCTGGGCAAGCTTGGACTTCGCGGCAAGGAgttgcagctcaacgaATATGAGGAGCAGATCTccgccgagctcatccTACCAGAGGACATTCCAGTCGACTTTGCATCCATCGGAGGCCTGGATGGAATCATCTCTTCCTTGCAAGAAAGCGTCATCGCTCCGCTGTGCTACCCAGAGCTCTTTGCCAACGCGAGCGGTCTGCTCGGGGCGCCCAAAGGTGTCTTGCTTTACGGACCTCCCGGAACGGGTAAGACAATGCTGGCAAAGGCGCTAGCAAAGGAGAGCGGAGCCACCTTCATCAATATGCACGTATCGACCCTCACCAACAAGTGGTTCGGCGAATCCAACAAGCTCGTAGCTGCTCTATTCAGCTTGGCACGAAAGTTGCAACCCTCGATCATCTTTATCGATGAGATTGATAGTTTTCTGCGCGAGCGAGCTACCGGCGACCACGAGGTGACCGGTATGATGAAGGCCGAATTCATGACATTGTGGGATGGTCTGACGTCTTCAACAGACCGCATCATGGTGCTAGGTGCCACCAACCGACCCAATGACATAGACTCGGCCATCCTTCGTCGATTACCAAAACGATACGCTGTCTCATTGCCTAGTGCCGCGCAGAGAGAAAAGATTCTCTCGCTGATGCTGTCGGCAACGACACTCGATCCCAGcttcaagatggccgagctggtcaagcgCACTGAAGGGTACAGTGGAAGCGATCTCAAGGAGCTTTGCAGAAATGCAGCGATGAGACCCGTGCGTGAGTTCCTTCGCAGCAAGCAGGGTCGTGAGTCGGTAGCCGAGCGTAGGCGCCTCGCAACTGCTGGTGCAGCATTGAACGGAAAAGCAAACATCGATGGTACACCGAATGGCACCCTCACTCCTTCTGAAGGCGATCTCGTAGCAGCTGCTTCGCctgctgccaagatcgagtcAAGGCCGCTCCGCAACTCAGACTTTTTCGTGGTCGATTCTGCGGCGACGCCAGTCAATGGGTCAAGAGGAGCACCTATGGCCGTGGACGAAGAGCCTCTGGATTGA
- a CDS encoding putative proteasome core particle subunit beta 3 codes for MSIMEYNGGSVVAAKGKNCVVIASDLRLGQQAMTVACNFDKVFRVTEKTYVGLPGLASDVATLKERFRYRVNMYKMKEERDIEPEIFANLVSSTLYERRFGPYFIEPVIAGINSKDEPFIAASDVVGCLNFAKDFVVSGTASDKLFGMAEGLWEPDLGPEELFETVSQILLGALERDALSGWGAVVRIITPDKVIERTLKARMD; via the exons ATGAGTATTATGGAATACAATGGAGGCAGTGTGGTGGCagccaagggcaagaaCTGCGTCGTCATCGCATCAGATCTTCGACTCGGCCAGCAGGCAATGACGGTCGCTTGCAACTTTGACAAGGTTTTCCGTGTTACCGAAAAGACGTACGTTGGCCTGCCAGGCTTGGCATCCGACGTTGCGACGCTCAAAGAGCGCTTTCGATACCGTGTCAACATGTACAAGATGAAGGAAGAACGAGACATCGAACCAGAGATTTTTGCCAATCTCGTCAGCTCCACCCTTTACGAGCGAAG ATTTGGACCGTACTTTATCGAGCCAGTTATTGCCGGTATCAACTCAAAAGACGAACCATTCATCGCGGCATCGGATGTGGTGGGATGCCTCAATTTTGCAAAGGACTTCGTAGTCAGTGGTACAGCATCCGACAAACTCTTCGGTATGGCAGAGGGCCTCTGGGAGCCGGATCTG GGACCAGAGGAGCTCTTTGAGACAGTGTCGCAGATCCTCCTCGGTGCGCTCGAGCGTGACGCATTATCAGGATGGGGTGCCGTAGTCAGGATTAT CACTCCTGACAAGGTAATCGAAAGGACGCTCAAGGCGAGGATGGATTGA
- a CDS encoding putative NADH-ubiquinone oxidoreductase: MSLLRQSTQAFRVATSASSSTRWMNTSSVLRNTAQPNTSPAPAQRTDNQGRDLAAEQLKRHEQAVTADLVSSAPEELHQRSVRIFRPTKTANSSGKAGTKVWRVDFDILQGSARWENPLMGWASSGDYMQGTSLKFRSKEDAIHFCEKQGWDYHVTEPKVARIPPKSYAANYNHIPGKLRIHHTK; this comes from the exons ATGTCGCTTCTTCGCCAGTCAACCCAGGCATTCCGTGTCGCCACCTCTGCATCTTCGAGCACACGATGGATGAACACCTCGTCGGTGCTTCGCAACACAGCTCAACCCAACACCTCGCCAGCGCCCGCTCAGCGCACCGACAACCAGGGCCGAGATCTTGCTGCCGAGCAGCTGAAGCGTCACGAGCAAGCGGTCACCGCTGACCTCGTCAGCAGCGCACCTG AGGAGCTGCACCAGCGTTCTGTCCGAATCTTCCGCCCTACCAAGACTGCCAACTCGTCCGGTAAGGCTGGTACCAAGGTTTGGCGTGTCGACTTTGATATCCTCCAAGGCTCCGCACGATGGGAGAACCCTTTGATGGGATGGGCCTCTTC GGGCGACTACATGCAGGGCACTTCGCTCAAGTTCCGCTCCAAGGAGGACGCAATCCACTTTTGCGAGAAGCAGGGCTGGGACTACCACGTCACAGAGCCCAAGGTGGCCCGTATCCCACCCAAGAGCTACGCTGCTAACTACAATCATATTCCCGGCAAGCTCAGGATCCACCACACAAAGTAG
- a CDS encoding uncharacterized protein (related to TAF13 - TFIID subunit involved in RNA polymerase II transcription initiation) — protein sequence MPPTPSRSAQRGGARQRQGSSLHPQSGTTSGPLATAGPGRSSVQPARGAKATQTHDPGAVPFIHPALALSSGVLPSSSSSTAGLPAAAVAQVRGRRPFNHRNLFARDLRNLMYAYGDSPNPDPDSVMLMEEMTVDFITDLCCRARPSPYSLGLGTSSISNSSSAFGATLEQHLSSQDPNGLLDGAEAMPQTLPPRAPHRLRVKLEDFRHALRKDVEAKKLGRMEQLLYADKVVTEARRVGGVEEAAERAGAMQTDNLPPPTSNMDGSSQNASLEGLDVDEDDTQASKSGKAGKGKSKGGVGGSKGGGKGKAKPKGTAAV from the coding sequence ATGCCCCCGACACCCTCACGCTCCGCGCAGCGCGGAGGCGCTCGCCAAAGGCAAGGATCATCGCTCCATCCTCAGTCCGGAACAACAAGCGGTCCACTTGCAACAGCAGGGCCGGGTCGATCGTCAGTGCAACCAGCAAGAGGAGCCAAGGCAACACAGACGCATGATCCTGGAGCTGTACCGTTCATCCATCCAGCTCTTGCCCTTTCATCTGGTGTtctgccatcgtcgtcctcgtcaacAGCAGGACTAcccgcagcagctgtaGCACAAGTCCGGGGCCGACGTCCCTTCAACCATCGGAATCTATTTGCGCGCGATTTGCGCAACCTGATGTACGCGTACGGGGACTCGCCCAATCCTGACCCAGACTCGGTGATGCTAATGGAGGAGATGACCGTAGACTTTATTACTGATctctgctgccgagctcgtccaagcCCGTATTCGCTCGGCCTTGGAACTAGCTCGATAtcaaacagctcgagcgcattTGGTGCTACGCTCGAGCAACATCTATCATCGCAAGACCCTAATGGTCTGTTGGATGGCGCCGAAGCCATGCCACAAACGCTACCACCAAGAGCACCACATCGACTGCGTGTCAAGCTGGAAGACTTCCGACATGCACTACGCAAAGACGTCgaagccaagaagctgGGACGTATGGAACAACTCCTGTATGCCGACAAGGTCGTAACCGAAGCGAGACGTGTTGGAGGCGTCGAAGAGGCCGCGGAGCGCGCTGGCGCTATGCAAACCGATAACTTGCCTCCACCGACGTCGAACATGGACGGATCGTCGCAGAATGCCAGCCTGGAAGGTCTCGATGTAGATGAGGACGATACACAAGCGTCAAAATCGGGCAAGGCTGGTAAAGGCAAGTCTAAAGGTGGAGTCGGCGGAAGCAAGGGTGGGGGAAAGGGAAAAGCAAAGCCTAAGGGCACAGCGGCTGTCTGA